The nucleotide sequence AATCGAATCTACAACACAAGAAACAATTAACGGCACTGAGCTAGTATTGACTACAGTGGTGCTGAATCAAGTCTCTAGCCATTGTATCCTCACAAGGCTTTTAATCAACGCTTTAGGGCGGCCTGGGGTTGATAATGACATGGAACTTGTGGGTGCTGGCGATAGATGGATCATTACTTGGACTCATCCGCAGTTTACCGTAGCCCAAACTCAAGCTTTAATAGAAAAAGCCCTTACTCCTATGGCTACAAAAGAATAAATATCAAACCACATCAGGGGGTTTTTGAGCATTGTTAACTGTCAATTCCAGCATAGACCCTAAAAAATACAAATTAGAAGCCATTGCCGCTCTCATTTATGAATCAGGACCAGCACTTTTTGGCTTAATATTTGGTCGTCAGGCTATTTCACTGTTAACTCGTTTAGTCAAAGGCGAGCAAAATCATTATAGCTATCGAAATTTACATATCGCTGAAATTGAGGGGCAAGTATTGGGAGTAGCGGTTATGGTAACAGCCGAAGAACTACACAACAATAGAGATCATAAAAAACTCTTGAATAGTTGGCAACATTTAAGGCAGAAGCTTGTATATAAGTTAATTTTTAATCGGTTCCTCAAAGAAAACTATCCTCACAAAAGTTGTTATGTGGCAAATTTAGCCGTACATCCTGAGTATCGAGGGCGCGGCATTGGCACAAAATTACTGGAAAGTTGTCTAGAAAAAGCCAAGGGATTAGGCTCAACTTCGGTGTGGATTAGTGTAGATATTGATAACTCGAGAGCGCAAAAACTTTATGAGTCTGTTGGCTTTAAGATGGTTGAAACAAAAAAAATGTTGCTCTTTGGTCAGGCAATAGGCAGTAATATTTTAGTAAAATCTCTCTAGAGGTATTTGGGTCATCTTTATATGATTTGTAGGGGCGCAAGGCTTTGCGCCCGTAAGTTCAAGGCGAGTTTGAAGCAAGATCCGATGTTATTGGGATTAATCAATATGATAATTGGCGATCGCTCAAAGTCGACGGCTACGACATCGGTTTTCGGGTGGTGTGCGGGTTCGGGAGGACTTAATTACCCTTAAAAGCCCCTAACCCTGAAGGGTTGGGCTATACGAGCAAAGCCCGCGAAGGCGGGCTAATATAAATAAATTGTTCTTTGAAGCCTGCGTAGGCAGGCTTAGTCCGTATAGCTCCAGGCTTCAGCCTGCGAGTGCTTTTAAGTGACTATAAATTCTCAGATTGATTTGAGGCGGCTTGTGTGACTTGTTCTAGGGTTAAATCTAAAGCGGCGGCTATTTGTTCAATAGTTAACCCCAATGCCAACAAACGCGGCACAGATTCTATTTTAGCCGCATTTCGACCTTCAAGTCGTCCTTCAAGTCGTCCTTCTTCGCGTCCTTTACGCTCTCCTTCTTCGCGCCCTTCTTCGCGCCCTTCTTCGCGCCCTTCTTCTAAAGCTTCTTGATAAACCTTAGTCTGCTTTAAATCACTTAAACTAAACATCGCTTCTATCTCCTGGCGGCTGCTTCTGGGTAATTTATAGATTAAGATTGTTTCTATTAATTGTAAAATTTCTCGAAGTTGATTATCATCTTGTATTTGTTGTCGACTTCTAGTAACTAACTCTCTGCCAACAGCAATAGCACTTTCCTCATCCACTGTCACTAACTTAACGGTGGCTAAACCCAAGGATAATTGAGAAATTTCCCCTAACTCGTCTAAATAGATTCTTGTGACTCTCTCACTCAATAATAACTCTCTATATCGTTGAATCGAAAGCGTTTCTACTCGGCGGCTAGGATAAATAACCACTCCCCGCCAATCATTCTCTAACTCAGTTTTATCCAGATAGAGAAAAATCTGAGCAAAAAAACGAGAATAGAACCGAGAGTCAACTTGAAATTGCACTTCAGCAAAATAAATAGGTTTCTCGGGTAAATCTGCGTTTGGCAGAAAAACCCCATCGAGTCGGAAAGCTAATTGTTTGATCTCAACCGACGAAAATTGATAATTTTGCGCTTCAGATGGTGAAGAGTCGATTAATTCAAAGAAAATTTGCGGAAAAGCTTCAAAAAGGCTATAGAAAATAGTATCAGTTTTCACGCTCGTTAAAACCTAATATTTAGCCTATCTTACCAAGGGTGTATGTAATAACAGCGCATCCTCCTAAAGTTAAGTTTTGTTGAAAAAAATTACACTTTTGGTTAAATGTTTGTTAAAAACAAATCTTAACAACAAAAAAATGTTATCAATAAACTATGGAGAGGTAATTGACAAAATTTTCTTTTAAGAAACCAGTTTTTTTCCCATCCCCCAGTAGGACACTACTGCAACGCCTATGAAATGTCATCAATGCTCCTCTAATTGTGGCAAGACCACTAACCCCTCTCCCAATAAAATACTGCAATTTTTTCGCCAAAAATCCGGTTTACCGACGGCAAATTTGACCAATATTCCTCAAATCGCCTTAGTAGGAATGCCAAATGTGGGGAAAAGCGTACTATTTAACGCTTTAACAGGAACTTACGCCACAGTTTCCAACTATCCTGGCACAACGGTAGAAGTGTCGAGAGGTCAGACTGTAATTGATGATCGTCAGGTAAATGTGATCGATACTCCTGGAATGTATTCGTTAGTTCCCATCACAGAAGAAGAACGAGTCGCTCGGGATTTATTATTAAAAGAACGGGTAAATTTAGCCATTCATGTCTTAGATGCCAAAAATTTAGCCCGAATGTTACCCCTAACTTTCCAACTCATAGAAACAGAAATACCAGTTTTATTAGCCTTAAATATGATGGATGAAGCACGACAGTTGGAAATAGAGATTAATCAACAAAAACTCGAAGAAGAATTAAAAATACCTGTGGTAACAATGGCAGTTGCTCAAGGTCGTGGTGTCAAAGAATTAGTTTCAAGGATGGCTAAATATGTCACATCAGATTGCTTATCCGGAGCCTATTGAAGCGGCGATCACTTCGGTTGAATCTCTCTTATCTTTTGAGCCGTCTTACTCGCTTTCTAGGCGTAGTATCGCCCTCATAATCTTACAACAAGATGCTTCTGTATGGGAAAGTTTAGGCTTAAAAAAAAGTCAATATCCAGAAATAGAAGGAATTATTAACGGAGTCCAGCAAGACTTAGGAGAACCTGTTGCAATTGCTATTGCTTCTTATCGACAACAACTTGCATGGCAGTTAGAAAAAAAAGTTTTAAAAGAACCCACCCAAAGTAAACCCCCCTTTACAGAAACGTTACACCGCTTAACAGTAAACCCCCTGACAGGCTTTCCCATTTTGCTGCTCATTCTCTACTATGGAGTCTATAAATTTGTTGGAGAATTCGGTGCCGGAACTTTAGTTGATGCCATTGAGGGGTTTTTTGAAGGCAAAATCAACCCTTTTGTTAATCATCTCGTAGCCGCTATTTTTCCCTGGCAACCTTTACAAGATTTATTTGCCAATGACTACGGGATTATTACTCTGGGTATTCGCTACGCCACAGCAATTGTTTTGCCGATAGTCTGTACCTTCTTTTTAATGTTTTCCTTTTTAGAAGACAGTGGTTATTTACCCCGATTATCCCTCATGCTTGACCGCTTATTTAAAATTATGGGTCTCTCGGGACGGGCAGTTATTCCCATTGTTTTAGGATTAGGGTGTGATACGATGGCCACTCTCGTTACACGCACTCTAGAAACCCGAAGAGAGCGCTTAATTGCCACCTTTTTATTATCATTAGCTATTCCCTGCGCGGCTCAATGGGGCGTGATTTTAGGACTGTTGGCACAAAAACCGGCAGCCTTAATATTTTGGGGGGGATTTATTTTTTCTATTTTCTTGTTAGCGGGTTTTTTAGTGGCTCGAATCTTACCCGGAAAAGAAGCAGGATTTTATATCGAAATTCCTCCGTTACGCTTTCCTAAACTGAAAAATATCATCACTAAAACCTATGTCAGGATGAAATGGTATTTCTTAGAAATCCTACCGATATTTATCTGGGCTTCGGTTTTAATTTGGTTAGGTCGTCTGACAGGGTTATTTGATTTAATTATTAGCTGGATACAACCGGTTAGCCTTGCTTTAGGACTGCCAAAAGAAACAGCCGCTATTTTCTTGTATGGCTTTTTTAGACGAGATTATGGCGCAGCAGGATTATTTGATTTACAATCTAATATGGCAATGAATGGTAATCAAATTGTCGTTGCGGCGATTGTTCTTACCCTCTTTTTACCTTGCGTTGCTCAACTGCAAATTATGCTGAAAGAAAGAGGATGGAAAACCACAACGGCAATTGTTTTATTTATCTTTCCCTTTGCGTTTATAATCGGTTATCTGGTTAATTTGTTCTTAACTGTTACGGGATTAAGTTTATGATGGCATTGTCTAAATTAAAAACTGGAGATAAAGCGGTAGTTGCTCCTTGGCAAACGGCTGATGATGCTCTAATTAGGAAGTTTATGACGATGGGAATTATGCCGGGAATTCCTATTACTTTAGAACAACAGTTTCCTTCTTATATTGTTAAGGTGGGTAGAACTCGTGCGGCTTTTGATCGCGAAACGGCACAATTAATTTATGTTCAGGAGGTTAAAAGAAGGGGTTAAACAATCTGTTTCTATGGGGGTTTCGCACCAAGACGCAAAGAGTTTGTCTGTTAGGAACTTACTCTGAAAATACTTTTATTAAGCAATAGATACCATCCACACCAAAATTACTAGGATTAAATCTATAGGAGGTAGGGGATAATCTGTTAAATCAATTGTGACCGTTTTTTCGATTAATTTGTCTATCTAAAATTTTTTTTACTTTTTCTGGAATTAAAGTAGTAGTCTTAGTATAATATAAACAGATAGAAATAAAGGATACCTGAAAAGTGGAATATGATGTCGTTCATCAAGTTCCTGGGCGGGTTAGATATCGCATCCCTCAACTAGCTCATGATCCAGAATTAGTAGAGAATTTGCAATTTTTACTAGGGCGTGAAGAGTATGTAACGGAAGTTCGGATTAAACCTTTCGCTAGTTCTCTGGTGGTTAGTTATCAAACAGAATCTTTATCAGCCGAAAAAGTCCAGACACAGCTAGAGAATTTGTTCAAAATAGCTGATCTAGTTTTTCCCAAAGAGGTACAAAAAAAACCCTAAAAGCCAAAAATATTGGGAGAAACGGCCAATTTTTATAAGTTTAATTGGGGGAAAAACGTTGAAACCTTTTCCCTTTCTCCCTTCTTTGTCTCAACTAATAATTTAGATGCGTAGGAGCTTATTCCAAAGCGTGGAGCGGCTCAAGGTTTCATTAGATGTTGCAGTAATATTTTTTCAAGTGATGAAAAAACGCTGCTCAAAAATACTGATAGCATTTCAGAAGTTTAACTAATGTAATAGCTCTGATTTCACTTTTACAGCAGAAGGCAAAGGCTTTAAGAGGAAAACAGCAATAAACATTCCGATGATGGCCAGTCCTGCCATAGGATAAAAAGCATAAGTATAACTGCCAAAAAAGTCTCTAATTGAGCCAGCCACCAAACTCCCGAATAACGCCCCTAACCCATAGGCTGTAAAGACAATCCCATAGTTTTTAGCATAATTTGGGGCTTGGAAAAATGACAAAGTTGCTGTAGGTGCGATCGCTAACCAACCGCCTAAACACAGCCAAAATATAGAGAAGCCAAGCAAATAAGAAACGGTATCTCCCGCTTTAGCATAGAGCATTATAATGGAAGCAAATAGCATGAGTCCGAAAGTAGTCATAGCGGCTGCTTTCGGTTTAATTCGGTCAGTCAACCACCCAAAAAGAATTCGTCCTCCGCCATTAAAAATGGCAAATAAAGAAACACTGATAGCTGCTGTTGTCTCATCAAGTTTAATGATTTCTTGGGCGACAGAGCTAGAAATTCCAATGGCTGAGAGTCCGACAAAGCCGCCAATAATATAACACAGCCACAAGCCGTAAAATGTCTGGCTTTGCAACATTTGTTTAACATTCATGCCTTCAGAAGGCATAACCTTTGCTTGAACCGTTTCCGTTGAGGTTGGTTGCCAATGGGCGGGAGGTTCTCTCAGCAAAAAAGCAATCCCGACTAACAGCAGGATAAAAGCAATACCCAAAATGTCAAAGGCGGGTTGTATGCCATATTGCTTGATGAGAGATTTAGTTAAAGGGGCAGTAATTAAAGGAGATAAACCAAAACCAAGCACTGTCAGCCCGATCGCAAATCCTTTCTTATCGGGAAACCATCTAGCGGTGACCACCAGAGGCACTCCGTAAGCAATCCCCACTCCTGCCCCTGCAATGCCTCCATAGGTTAAGATCAGCAGAGGAATGTTGCTCACAAACCCAGAGAGAAGATAGCCAACACCCATCACCACTCCGCCAATGGCAAGTACAACGCGAGTTCCCAATTTATCGATAAAAAAGCCTGTAATAGGCATTAAAATGGCAAAAACTGCCAAAAAAATTGTATAAGGCAATAAGCTTGCTGTTGCTCCTACATGAAGCCAACCTTCCAAAGGTTTTCTAAAGATGCTCCAAGAATAAACCGTACCAAGGCACAGCATGGCTGCCATACCCAGAGGAATAATTAGCCACCTCCCTG is from Gloeothece verrucosa PCC 7822 and encodes:
- a CDS encoding GNAT family N-acetyltransferase, whose protein sequence is MLTVNSSIDPKKYKLEAIAALIYESGPALFGLIFGRQAISLLTRLVKGEQNHYSYRNLHIAEIEGQVLGVAVMVTAEELHNNRDHKKLLNSWQHLRQKLVYKLIFNRFLKENYPHKSCYVANLAVHPEYRGRGIGTKLLESCLEKAKGLGSTSVWISVDIDNSRAQKLYESVGFKMVETKKMLLFGQAIGSNILVKSL
- a CDS encoding Rpn family recombination-promoting nuclease/putative transposase, with the translated sequence MKTDTIFYSLFEAFPQIFFELIDSSPSEAQNYQFSSVEIKQLAFRLDGVFLPNADLPEKPIYFAEVQFQVDSRFYSRFFAQIFLYLDKTELENDWRGVVIYPSRRVETLSIQRYRELLLSERVTRIYLDELGEISQLSLGLATVKLVTVDEESAIAVGRELVTRSRQQIQDDNQLREILQLIETILIYKLPRSSRQEIEAMFSLSDLKQTKVYQEALEEGREEGREEGREEGERKGREEGRLEGRLEGRNAAKIESVPRLLALGLTIEQIAAALDLTLEQVTQAASNQSENL
- a CDS encoding FeoB small GTPase domain-containing protein gives rise to the protein MKCHQCSSNCGKTTNPSPNKILQFFRQKSGLPTANLTNIPQIALVGMPNVGKSVLFNALTGTYATVSNYPGTTVEVSRGQTVIDDRQVNVIDTPGMYSLVPITEEERVARDLLLKERVNLAIHVLDAKNLARMLPLTFQLIETEIPVLLALNMMDEARQLEIEINQQKLEEELKIPVVTMAVAQGRGVKELVSRMAKYVTSDCLSGAY
- a CDS encoding ferrous iron transporter B, giving the protein MSHQIAYPEPIEAAITSVESLLSFEPSYSLSRRSIALIILQQDASVWESLGLKKSQYPEIEGIINGVQQDLGEPVAIAIASYRQQLAWQLEKKVLKEPTQSKPPFTETLHRLTVNPLTGFPILLLILYYGVYKFVGEFGAGTLVDAIEGFFEGKINPFVNHLVAAIFPWQPLQDLFANDYGIITLGIRYATAIVLPIVCTFFLMFSFLEDSGYLPRLSLMLDRLFKIMGLSGRAVIPIVLGLGCDTMATLVTRTLETRRERLIATFLLSLAIPCAAQWGVILGLLAQKPAALIFWGGFIFSIFLLAGFLVARILPGKEAGFYIEIPPLRFPKLKNIITKTYVRMKWYFLEILPIFIWASVLIWLGRLTGLFDLIISWIQPVSLALGLPKETAAIFLYGFFRRDYGAAGLFDLQSNMAMNGNQIVVAAIVLTLFLPCVAQLQIMLKERGWKTTTAIVLFIFPFAFIIGYLVNLFLTVTGLSL
- a CDS encoding FeoA family protein, whose translation is MMALSKLKTGDKAVVAPWQTADDALIRKFMTMGIMPGIPITLEQQFPSYIVKVGRTRAAFDRETAQLIYVQEVKRRG
- a CDS encoding HMA2 domain-containing protein; translation: MEYDVVHQVPGRVRYRIPQLAHDPELVENLQFLLGREEYVTEVRIKPFASSLVVSYQTESLSAEKVQTQLENLFKIADLVFPKEVQKKP
- a CDS encoding L-lactate MFS transporter encodes the protein MDTIKLFGLPARTGRWLIIPLGMAAMLCLGTVYSWSIFRKPLEGWLHVGATASLLPYTIFLAVFAILMPITGFFIDKLGTRVVLAIGGVVMGVGYLLSGFVSNIPLLILTYGGIAGAGVGIAYGVPLVVTARWFPDKKGFAIGLTVLGFGLSPLITAPLTKSLIKQYGIQPAFDILGIAFILLLVGIAFLLREPPAHWQPTSTETVQAKVMPSEGMNVKQMLQSQTFYGLWLCYIIGGFVGLSAIGISSSVAQEIIKLDETTAAISVSLFAIFNGGGRILFGWLTDRIKPKAAAMTTFGLMLFASIIMLYAKAGDTVSYLLGFSIFWLCLGGWLAIAPTATLSFFQAPNYAKNYGIVFTAYGLGALFGSLVAGSIRDFFGSYTYAFYPMAGLAIIGMFIAVFLLKPLPSAVKVKSELLH